From Clavibacter michiganensis, the proteins below share one genomic window:
- a CDS encoding recombinase family protein: MTSSVLVGYARVSTDAQDLTAQQDALQALGVSTRLIYSDKGMTGTNRDRPGLREALAACREGDTLVVTKLDRLARSLRDATDIAEELTQREVRLNLGGAVYDPTDPVGRLLFNVLGMVAEFESDLIRARTREGMAVARVRGKLKGRKPKLSPAQERHLVALHRAGDHSVSELVELFGIGRATVYRALDRHPVTTSAEVTLPRVDDEPTS, encoded by the coding sequence ATGACTTCGTCCGTTCTCGTCGGTTACGCTCGCGTCTCCACCGACGCTCAGGACCTCACCGCGCAACAGGATGCCTTGCAGGCCCTCGGGGTGTCGACACGGCTCATCTACAGCGACAAGGGCATGACCGGCACGAACCGGGACCGGCCGGGCCTCCGTGAGGCGTTGGCGGCGTGCCGAGAGGGCGACACTCTCGTGGTCACCAAGCTCGACCGCCTCGCCCGATCGCTCCGCGACGCGACCGACATCGCCGAAGAGCTCACGCAACGCGAAGTCCGATTGAACCTCGGCGGCGCGGTCTACGATCCCACCGACCCGGTAGGCCGGCTGCTGTTCAACGTGCTCGGGATGGTGGCCGAGTTCGAGTCCGACCTCATCCGCGCCCGCACCCGTGAAGGAATGGCTGTCGCGAGGGTTCGAGGAAAGCTGAAGGGGCGCAAGCCAAAGCTCTCCCCCGCCCAGGAGCGACATCTGGTCGCGCTGCACCGCGCCGGCGATCACTCCGTCTCCGAGCTCGTGGAGCTGTTCGGAATCGGCCGGGCCACCGTGTACCGGGCCTTAGACCGACACCCGGTCACCACGAGCGCCGAGGTCACCCTGCCCCGCGTCGACGACGAACCGACCTCGTGA
- a CDS encoding trypsin-like serine peptidase, with protein MPLTLLACSVGAASASAAPTPSVPASVTSPGSDPNAVSVITQSQHERDATQSYWTPERLREADTRAGVRQDADGVSAQLNSTVVDAREINSLGVLFGRKDGRPWRCSANAVDARNLSVVSTAGHCIAERGHTIDHLIFAAGYRGPNSTPLFGTFDVLWSVAPNGWTLQHGDGFDTAFVKVDTRRETRTDGSAHPGHPVLGQSGPTMSGVAFAATPTGYAAAYGYPGAIQNGNVPVRCSDEIQTLLPTVGPYLRIMDGCENFSGGASGGPVVQNVSGHRRVTGTVEGYVPGTHEVRVTYWETAARNSWEYAQTH; from the coding sequence GTGCCGCTGACGCTCCTCGCCTGCAGCGTCGGGGCTGCGTCAGCGTCAGCCGCGCCCACACCGTCGGTACCAGCGTCTGTTACCTCCCCAGGATCTGATCCCAATGCGGTCTCGGTCATCACACAGAGCCAGCACGAACGCGACGCGACACAGAGTTACTGGACACCGGAGCGCCTCCGCGAAGCGGACACCCGCGCCGGCGTCCGACAGGACGCTGATGGAGTCAGTGCGCAGCTCAACTCCACGGTGGTTGATGCTCGCGAGATCAACAGTCTCGGCGTGCTGTTCGGACGCAAAGACGGTCGGCCCTGGCGATGCTCAGCCAACGCCGTCGATGCGAGGAACCTCAGCGTGGTGTCAACCGCAGGCCACTGCATAGCCGAGCGAGGACACACCATTGACCATCTGATCTTCGCCGCTGGCTATCGAGGCCCCAACTCCACGCCTCTGTTCGGCACCTTCGACGTCCTGTGGAGCGTCGCACCTAATGGGTGGACCTTGCAGCACGGAGACGGCTTCGACACTGCGTTCGTCAAGGTCGACACCCGCAGGGAGACGCGCACCGACGGAAGCGCGCACCCGGGACACCCAGTTCTAGGCCAGAGCGGGCCGACCATGAGCGGAGTCGCTTTCGCGGCCACGCCCACCGGATACGCTGCCGCGTACGGCTATCCCGGAGCCATTCAGAACGGCAACGTACCTGTCCGGTGCTCAGATGAGATCCAGACACTGCTTCCCACCGTCGGACCATACCTCCGCATCATGGACGGGTGCGAGAACTTCAGCGGCGGAGCATCCGGAGGACCCGTCGTGCAGAACGTCAGCGGCCACCGCCGCGTCACCGGAACCGTGGAAGGATACGTTCCCGGCACTCACGAGGTCCGCGTCACCTACTGGGAGACAGCGGCTCGAAATTCCTGGGAGTACGCCCAAACCCACTAA
- a CDS encoding expansin EXLX1 family cellulose-binding protein, which produces MTFRQVRASLVLRLVLLLALVVGTTSAAFAAPVSAATVAGPVAAASSPGWLHTAGGKIVTASGAPYTIRGIAWFGMETSSCAPHGLDTITLAGGMQHIKQMGFTTVRLPFSNQCLAASGVTGVSADPSLAGLTPLQVMDHVVASAKSAGLDVILDQHRPDSGGQSELWYTSQYPESRWISDWRMLAKRYASDPAVIGVDLHNEPHGAATWGTGAATTDWRAAAERGGNAVLAENPNLLVLVEGIDHEADGSGTWWGGALGLVGNAPVRLSVANRVVYSPHDYPSTIYGQSWFSASNYPANLPGIWDAHWGYLAKKDIAPVLVGEFGTKFETTSDKQWLNTLVGYLSSTGISSSFWAFNPNSGDTGGIVKSDWVTPEQAKLDALAPILHPSPGSGPGSGGSGSQPAPQPDPANPGAVSAKWQPGSSWASGYVANIDVTATAAVTGWTVSWASPGTTRVVNSWGMRCSVASGTVSCTGTDWASKLAAGQTVHVGLQASGGPAPSSPRLTATAAAVPPAQPTPPARPTTHGRATHYSLGQGNTIANGNCSMPAVPADRMYVAVSSPEYSGAAACGTFLDVTGPKGTVRVQVADQCHGCEVGHLDLSEEAFRALGDFNAGIIPISYVTVRDPAGPTVAIRVKEGSSRWWAGLQVLNAGNRIDRVEIQAGRQWLPLTRTDYGYWVTPSPIQDGPLTVKVTDQYGRAVVLPGLRMAPGEIQRTASRFYPVH; this is translated from the coding sequence ATGACATTTCGCCAAGTTCGTGCATCCTTAGTGCTTCGGCTCGTCCTTCTCCTTGCGTTGGTGGTCGGCACCACGTCCGCCGCATTCGCTGCGCCTGTCTCAGCCGCCACCGTAGCGGGGCCCGTTGCGGCGGCCTCATCGCCTGGATGGCTGCATACGGCGGGCGGGAAGATCGTCACCGCCTCCGGTGCTCCGTACACGATCCGTGGCATCGCTTGGTTTGGCATGGAGACGTCGTCGTGCGCGCCGCATGGCCTGGACACCATCACCCTCGCGGGCGGTATGCAGCACATCAAGCAGATGGGGTTCACGACCGTGCGGTTGCCCTTCTCGAACCAGTGCCTCGCCGCGTCCGGCGTCACGGGTGTCAGTGCGGACCCGTCACTCGCCGGGCTCACGCCGCTGCAGGTCATGGACCACGTCGTCGCGTCGGCGAAGAGCGCCGGTCTTGACGTGATCCTCGACCAGCACCGGCCGGACTCGGGCGGCCAGTCTGAGCTCTGGTACACATCGCAGTATCCGGAGTCGCGGTGGATCTCCGACTGGAGGATGCTCGCAAAGCGCTACGCGTCCGACCCCGCCGTCATCGGTGTCGACCTGCACAACGAGCCGCACGGTGCGGCGACCTGGGGTACCGGGGCGGCCACCACTGACTGGCGGGCAGCGGCCGAGCGTGGCGGGAATGCGGTCCTCGCCGAGAACCCGAACCTCCTCGTGCTCGTGGAGGGCATCGACCACGAGGCCGACGGATCTGGCACCTGGTGGGGCGGCGCGCTCGGGTTGGTAGGCAATGCACCTGTGCGGCTGTCGGTCGCGAATCGCGTCGTCTACTCCCCGCATGACTACCCCTCGACCATTTACGGCCAGTCATGGTTCTCCGCATCAAACTATCCGGCGAACTTGCCGGGTATTTGGGACGCCCACTGGGGATACCTGGCGAAGAAGGACATTGCCCCGGTTCTCGTGGGTGAGTTCGGTACGAAGTTCGAGACGACGAGCGACAAGCAGTGGCTCAACACCCTCGTTGGATATCTGTCGAGCACGGGGATTAGCTCGTCGTTCTGGGCCTTCAACCCGAATAGTGGCGACACCGGCGGTATCGTGAAGTCCGACTGGGTGACCCCGGAGCAGGCGAAGCTCGACGCCCTGGCGCCGATCTTGCACCCGTCGCCCGGGTCGGGTCCGGGATCCGGCGGATCCGGGTCTCAGCCAGCGCCGCAGCCCGATCCGGCGAACCCGGGCGCTGTATCAGCGAAGTGGCAGCCTGGCAGCTCCTGGGCATCGGGCTACGTAGCGAACATCGACGTCACCGCGACAGCCGCTGTCACGGGATGGACCGTCTCATGGGCCAGCCCCGGAACCACCCGCGTCGTCAACAGTTGGGGCATGCGCTGCAGCGTCGCCTCCGGCACCGTGAGCTGCACCGGCACGGACTGGGCGAGCAAGCTCGCCGCCGGCCAGACCGTTCACGTCGGCCTACAGGCGTCGGGTGGCCCGGCTCCCTCTTCACCACGACTCACCGCTACAGCGGCCGCGGTGCCGCCTGCCCAGCCCACACCGCCCGCTCGGCCCACGACGCATGGCCGTGCCACGCACTACTCGCTCGGCCAGGGCAACACGATCGCGAACGGCAACTGCTCCATGCCGGCTGTCCCTGCAGACCGAATGTACGTTGCGGTCAGCAGCCCCGAGTACAGCGGTGCCGCCGCGTGCGGCACCTTCCTCGACGTCACTGGCCCCAAGGGCACCGTCCGCGTTCAGGTCGCTGACCAGTGCCATGGGTGCGAGGTCGGACATCTCGATCTGAGCGAGGAAGCGTTCCGCGCCCTCGGCGACTTCAATGCCGGCATCATCCCGATCAGCTACGTCACCGTCCGGGATCCGGCCGGGCCTACCGTCGCCATCCGAGTCAAAGAAGGCTCATCCCGCTGGTGGGCAGGTCTGCAGGTCCTGAACGCCGGCAACCGCATTGACCGTGTCGAAATCCAGGCCGGGAGACAGTGGCTGCCCCTCACTCGCACCGACTACGGGTACTGGGTGACGCCGTCCCCGATTCAGGACGGCCCCCTGACCGTGAAGGTGACCGACCAGTATGGTCGCGCGGTCGTGCTCCCCGGCCTCCGCATGGCACCCGGGGAGATCCAGCGCACGGCCTCCCGCTTCTACCCTGTGCACTGA
- a CDS encoding HNH endonuclease family protein: MTRRRRRLLVVGAVLLSACGVICAGYYSVDLVHPGSAARAGTSADSGTPAAAASGPVVDVLTSAGLVRGGVVDAAAVRSLVDKLPADTHARTPAYDRAAYGPSWADTDHNGCDQRNDVLARDLTAVTYTKADPGCTVATGHLADVYTGRSIDFARGKTTSAAVQIDHLVPLGWAWQHGAAGWTGERREQLATDVNNLQAVDGPTNEAKSDQGPATWLPPAVGYDCLYVTRFAYVLRTYELTIDDADRAAIDRTLDGCSSPAAG, encoded by the coding sequence ATGACGCGCCGCCGCCGACGCCTGCTCGTGGTCGGCGCCGTGCTCCTGAGTGCGTGCGGCGTCATCTGCGCCGGCTACTACAGCGTGGACCTCGTGCACCCGGGCTCGGCGGCCCGCGCCGGCACATCTGCGGACAGCGGGACACCCGCGGCGGCCGCGAGCGGCCCCGTGGTCGACGTCCTGACCTCGGCCGGCCTCGTGCGCGGCGGCGTGGTCGACGCCGCCGCGGTGCGGTCGCTCGTCGACAAACTGCCGGCGGACACGCACGCGCGGACGCCGGCCTACGACCGGGCGGCCTACGGCCCGTCCTGGGCCGACACCGACCACAACGGATGCGACCAGCGGAACGATGTCCTGGCCCGCGACCTCACGGCGGTCACGTACACGAAGGCGGATCCCGGCTGCACCGTGGCCACGGGGCACCTCGCCGACGTCTACACGGGCCGCAGCATCGACTTCGCCCGCGGGAAGACGACGAGCGCGGCCGTGCAGATCGACCACCTCGTGCCCCTCGGGTGGGCGTGGCAGCACGGCGCCGCCGGCTGGACCGGAGAGCGGCGCGAGCAGCTCGCGACCGACGTCAACAACCTCCAGGCCGTCGACGGGCCGACGAACGAGGCGAAGTCGGACCAGGGGCCGGCGACGTGGCTACCGCCGGCAGTCGGCTACGACTGCTTGTACGTCACCCGATTCGCGTACGTGCTGCGCACGTACGAGCTCACGATCGACGACGCCGACCGCGCCGCGATCGACCGCACCCTCGACGGCTGCTCTTCACCCGCCGCCGGGTAG
- a CDS encoding single-stranded DNA-binding protein yields MAQRTIWGHLAAPPVVQDAGRAKVTRFRVIENTGSYRAGKWVEDETPTTHLVEAWFEVGVTAAALNEGDGVIIVGKEHTEKWMKNDTPQYNRVLKAERFGIVPKAPVKEPEPAPEPEPVSVWERTAAEPPQ; encoded by the coding sequence ATGGCTCAGCGCACCATCTGGGGGCACCTGGCCGCCCCGCCCGTCGTCCAGGACGCCGGGAGGGCCAAGGTCACCAGGTTCCGCGTCATCGAGAACACCGGCTCCTACCGCGCGGGGAAGTGGGTCGAGGACGAGACCCCGACCACGCACCTCGTCGAAGCGTGGTTCGAGGTCGGCGTCACCGCGGCCGCGCTCAACGAGGGAGATGGGGTGATCATCGTCGGCAAGGAGCACACCGAGAAGTGGATGAAGAACGACACGCCCCAGTACAACCGGGTCCTCAAGGCCGAACGCTTCGGCATCGTCCCGAAGGCACCCGTCAAGGAGCCCGAGCCCGCTCCGGAGCCCGAGCCGGTATCCGTGTGGGAGCGCACGGCCGCTGAGCCGCCGCAGTGA
- a CDS encoding MinD/ParA family ATP-binding protein: protein MTTTAPAPAPEVTVTAGADGTGTLTIDGTARELRGDSLQAVVGAALDAIVQELVKPAGYPVLITANDPSGSYRLLVDVDGTVTAASDEPAPPTPSTEATQDEDEPRPADAGAAAGNVERPAELITEGEPGRAPQTRREARLSARDFVQSQPTPKAAPAREGWRGGANRAAFGALRLAPGTLELTRREWRSSVQRGIAGHKTIVVIGEKGGVSKTTTTYLLSAVLGRVRGGTILAWDNNEYNGSLGVRAYEAHHDHTARDLLGHIDTFTDQAHQADLVNFVRPQRDNKFDVLASQNVVGNTRVIEADEFRKLYTALTRFYRLIIVDTGNNSEAGTWRAAVEAADQIVLTSLVKKDSAVKIASLADKLDATGFGDKLANAVTLISHNSPINYPDLEQRLHDHMAQRTRQVVTVPFDKALDDGGGIEYDALTAASKEAWLAATAAVIDGLR from the coding sequence ATGACCACCACCGCACCCGCACCCGCACCCGAGGTGACCGTGACCGCCGGCGCCGATGGCACCGGCACCCTCACCATCGACGGCACGGCTCGCGAGCTCCGCGGCGACAGCTTGCAGGCAGTCGTCGGCGCCGCGCTCGACGCGATCGTCCAGGAACTCGTGAAGCCCGCCGGGTACCCGGTGCTCATCACCGCCAACGACCCCTCGGGCTCGTACCGGCTCCTCGTCGACGTCGACGGCACCGTCACCGCCGCATCCGACGAGCCAGCGCCCCCGACCCCCAGCACTGAGGCCACGCAGGACGAGGACGAGCCGCGTCCGGCGGACGCGGGCGCTGCTGCCGGCAATGTCGAGCGCCCGGCCGAGCTCATCACCGAAGGTGAGCCCGGACGAGCGCCGCAGACCCGACGCGAAGCCCGGCTGAGCGCCCGGGACTTCGTGCAGTCCCAGCCCACCCCGAAGGCCGCACCCGCACGCGAGGGGTGGCGCGGCGGCGCCAACCGAGCCGCGTTCGGCGCCCTCCGGCTTGCACCGGGAACGCTGGAGCTCACCCGCAGGGAATGGCGGAGCTCCGTCCAGCGGGGCATCGCCGGCCACAAGACCATCGTCGTGATCGGAGAGAAGGGCGGCGTCAGCAAGACCACGACGACGTACCTGCTCAGCGCCGTCCTCGGACGAGTCCGCGGCGGCACGATCCTCGCGTGGGACAACAACGAGTACAACGGCTCCCTCGGCGTTCGTGCCTACGAAGCACACCACGACCACACCGCCCGCGACCTCCTCGGCCACATCGACACGTTCACGGACCAGGCGCACCAGGCCGACCTAGTGAACTTCGTCCGCCCCCAGCGCGACAACAAGTTCGACGTCCTCGCCTCGCAGAACGTCGTCGGGAACACCCGCGTCATTGAGGCCGACGAGTTCCGCAAGCTCTACACGGCGCTGACCCGGTTCTATCGGCTGATCATCGTCGACACCGGCAACAACTCCGAGGCGGGCACTTGGCGCGCTGCCGTCGAGGCCGCCGATCAGATCGTGCTGACCTCGCTCGTCAAGAAGGACTCCGCCGTCAAGATCGCCTCCCTCGCCGACAAGCTCGACGCGACCGGCTTCGGCGACAAGCTCGCCAACGCCGTCACCCTCATCAGCCACAACTCGCCCATCAACTACCCCGACCTCGAGCAGCGCCTTCACGACCACATGGCGCAGCGCACCCGACAGGTCGTCACGGTCCCGTTCGACAAGGCGCTCGACGACGGCGGGGGCATCGAATACGACGCCCTCACCGCCGCCTCGAAGGAAGCATGGCTGGCCGCGACCGCCGCGGTGATCGACGGGCTCCGGTAG